The Kocuria sp. TGY1127_2 genome includes a window with the following:
- a CDS encoding alpha/beta hydrolase, with amino-acid sequence MLGGFYAEPGDANRSFDLYPPAGPVVGPAPLLIHLHGGAWRFGDKSSLLYSDNGQHHWRERLQAAGFAVASINYRLSHRSFFPAQLNDAKTAVRFFRSQANEFDIDPTRIAVSGASAGGHLAQLLAATPDSGIPYLEGQGGLSESTDVTCAVSFYGVSDLRSIFDDRMLCGFPADHPDDDGAERRLLGSSYPATPGSPAEAAWARAHPIDYARSDDLSPNHRPVFYVHGDSDSCVPWKQSGDAHRALRGRGISTALEIVPKAEHSDALIFRDEARIERIIGWIRAHWVTPRD; translated from the coding sequence ATGCTCGGCGGATTTTACGCAGAGCCCGGAGATGCCAATCGCTCTTTCGACCTCTACCCGCCGGCTGGTCCGGTCGTTGGACCCGCTCCACTTCTGATTCACCTTCACGGTGGCGCTTGGCGGTTCGGGGACAAGTCTTCCCTCTTGTATTCCGATAATGGACAGCATCATTGGCGCGAGCGACTTCAGGCCGCTGGCTTCGCGGTGGCTTCCATCAACTACCGGTTGTCACATCGGTCGTTCTTCCCTGCACAGCTGAATGACGCCAAGACCGCGGTACGGTTCTTCCGTTCGCAAGCCAATGAGTTCGACATCGATCCCACCCGAATCGCTGTATCCGGGGCCTCAGCGGGAGGCCACCTCGCCCAGCTGCTCGCCGCGACGCCGGATTCCGGTATCCCCTACCTCGAGGGACAAGGGGGCCTTTCAGAATCCACCGACGTGACCTGCGCCGTGAGTTTCTATGGTGTCAGCGACCTCCGGTCAATTTTCGACGACCGCATGCTATGTGGTTTCCCGGCAGATCACCCCGACGACGACGGTGCAGAACGACGTCTGCTCGGCTCGTCGTACCCCGCGACTCCGGGTTCTCCGGCCGAGGCAGCGTGGGCACGCGCGCACCCTATTGACTATGCTCGTTCGGACGATCTCAGCCCAAACCATCGCCCCGTTTTCTATGTTCACGGAGATTCGGACTCCTGTGTGCCGTGGAAGCAATCCGGCGACGCCCACCGGGCGCTGCGGGGACGCGGCATTTCGACCGCTCTCGAAATCGTGCCGAAGGCCGAGCATTCAGACGCGCTCATCTTCCGGGACGAGGCACGAATCGAGCGCATCATCGGGTGGATCCGTGCCCACTGGGTGACCCCGCGGGACTGA
- a CDS encoding urease subunit gamma: protein MHLQPREQEKLLTVVAADLARRRQSRGLKLNYPEAVAVITYELLEGARDGRSVSDLMSWGATILSVDDVQEGVPEMIPDVQVEATFPDGTKLVTVHQPIR, encoded by the coding sequence GTGCACCTGCAACCCCGCGAACAAGAAAAACTGCTGACCGTTGTGGCAGCCGATCTCGCCAGGAGACGTCAGTCGCGGGGGCTCAAACTCAATTACCCGGAGGCCGTAGCGGTCATCACTTACGAATTGCTCGAAGGAGCCAGGGACGGACGAAGTGTTTCCGACCTCATGAGCTGGGGCGCCACGATTCTTTCCGTCGACGACGTTCAAGAAGGTGTCCCCGAGATGATCCCCGACGTCCAGGTCGAAGCCACGTTCCCTGACGGAACCAAGCTCGTCACGGTTCACCAACCCATTCGCTAG
- a CDS encoding HIT family protein, whose amino-acid sequence MSTVFTKIIEGELPARFVWKDERAVGFLSIAPLSMGHVLVVPREEVDHWVDLPQDLSVHLMKVCQTIGQAIDEVYDPVRVGLMIQGFEVPHAHLHVWPTNSIEEFSFDQVDNDPDQDSMDEAAAAIRDVLTRAGHSEAEVS is encoded by the coding sequence GGCGAGTTGCCTGCCCGCTTCGTGTGGAAGGACGAGCGCGCCGTCGGGTTCCTCTCAATTGCGCCGTTGTCCATGGGCCATGTCCTGGTTGTTCCTCGTGAAGAGGTCGACCATTGGGTTGACCTGCCTCAGGACCTTTCCGTGCATCTCATGAAGGTTTGTCAGACCATCGGGCAGGCCATCGATGAAGTTTACGACCCCGTTCGTGTAGGCCTGATGATTCAAGGGTTCGAAGTGCCTCATGCGCACCTGCACGTGTGGCCCACCAATTCGATCGAGGAATTCAGCTTCGACCAAGTGGACAATGATCCCGACCAGGACAGCATGGACGAGGCAGCTGCCGCTATTCGTGACGTGTTGACCAGAGCCGGGCATTCCGAGGCCGAAGTATCCTGA
- the ureE gene encoding urease accessory protein UreE, whose translation MIVTRVLANVHEPDGQALVADRHVEKVVLPSQDLVKRIQRLTTDHGNELGLRLPSRSPDLKDGDVLAVPGEDGDSAVIVRVLPTDVLVIRPISIFHMGRIAHSLGNRHLQAQFFDENSEYEAEVMVVQYDHTVERFLHEENVDYARQERVMPVPFRHAEHTH comes from the coding sequence ATGATTGTCACCCGCGTACTCGCTAACGTGCACGAACCCGACGGCCAGGCCCTCGTTGCGGACCGTCACGTCGAGAAAGTCGTACTCCCCAGCCAGGACCTGGTTAAACGGATCCAACGGCTGACCACGGACCATGGAAACGAATTGGGGCTCCGCCTTCCGTCTCGGTCCCCGGACCTCAAGGACGGGGATGTCTTGGCTGTCCCTGGAGAAGACGGCGACTCCGCGGTTATCGTGCGCGTCTTGCCAACGGACGTGTTGGTCATCCGGCCGATTTCGATCTTCCACATGGGTCGCATCGCGCACAGCTTGGGGAACCGGCATTTGCAAGCGCAGTTCTTCGACGAGAACAGCGAGTACGAAGCCGAGGTCATGGTCGTTCAGTACGACCACACCGTCGAGAGATTCCTCCACGAAGAAAACGTTGACTACGCGCGTCAAGAACGTGTGATGCCTGTGCCGTTCCGTCATGCAGAACACACCCACTGA
- a CDS encoding urease accessory protein UreF, with protein sequence MQNTPTEPEGTTALTRLMGLMQLTDSAIPTGAFSHSLGFETYMSRGELDDEDTFADWLRMFVEQQLTYTDAAAIRIVYRASCEEEIVDLDELIIAQALPRQIRDGGITMGRRLLSIGAASYSGRWTEAYARSVDDGRSHGHQAISMAVLARDLGVPEDEAVASHVYASVISLTQNAVRGIPLGQNAGQRIVAALQPEVLRAVEASRQLRAEDLGAISPGLEIAQMAHERQRARLFMS encoded by the coding sequence ATGCAGAACACACCCACTGAACCGGAGGGCACCACGGCACTGACTCGTTTGATGGGTCTGATGCAACTGACGGATTCCGCGATACCGACCGGAGCCTTCAGTCATTCGCTCGGATTCGAAACGTACATGAGCCGAGGGGAACTGGACGACGAGGATACTTTCGCCGATTGGCTGCGCATGTTCGTGGAGCAACAACTGACGTACACCGACGCGGCGGCCATCCGTATCGTCTACCGTGCGTCCTGTGAAGAAGAAATCGTGGACCTGGACGAACTGATTATCGCCCAAGCCCTGCCACGGCAGATACGTGACGGGGGGATCACCATGGGGCGTCGGCTTCTGTCCATCGGCGCGGCCAGCTACTCGGGACGCTGGACCGAGGCCTACGCCCGGTCGGTCGATGACGGAAGAAGCCACGGCCATCAGGCCATCTCAATGGCAGTGCTCGCGCGTGACCTGGGGGTCCCGGAAGACGAGGCCGTTGCCTCTCATGTTTACGCCTCGGTGATCTCGCTGACACAGAACGCCGTGCGGGGGATCCCACTGGGGCAGAACGCAGGACAGCGAATCGTCGCAGCGCTGCAACCCGAAGTCTTGCGCGCTGTAGAAGCGTCCAGGCAGCTGAGGGCCGAAGACCTCGGGGCAATATCGCCTGGACTCGAGATTGCCCAAATGGCACATGAGCGTCAGCGTGCGCGCCTCTTCATGAGCTGA
- the ureG gene encoding urease accessory protein UreG: MEPVIIGIGGPVGAGKTQLIERVSRAMSQEIPMAAITNDIYTIEDAKILARNSVLPEDRIIGLETGGCPHTAVREDTSMNEAAIGEMRKRHEDLQIIFVESGGDNLSATFSPELVDFSIYVIDVAQGEKIPRKAGQGMIKSDFFIINKTDLAPYVGADLSVMEADSRVFRQYKPFAMTNLVTDEGLEAVLKWIRTDVLMMDLA, encoded by the coding sequence ATGGAACCTGTGATTATAGGGATCGGTGGCCCTGTCGGCGCCGGAAAAACACAGCTGATCGAGCGCGTCTCTCGCGCCATGAGCCAGGAGATACCCATGGCCGCGATCACGAACGACATATACACGATCGAGGATGCCAAAATCCTCGCCCGCAACTCAGTCCTGCCGGAGGACAGAATCATCGGGTTGGAAACGGGTGGATGCCCCCACACGGCCGTCCGCGAAGACACGTCCATGAACGAAGCCGCCATCGGGGAAATGAGGAAGCGGCACGAGGATCTGCAGATCATTTTCGTCGAATCCGGCGGAGACAATCTTTCCGCGACCTTCAGTCCAGAGCTCGTGGACTTCTCGATCTACGTCATCGACGTTGCTCAGGGGGAGAAAATCCCCAGGAAAGCTGGTCAAGGCATGATCAAATCCGACTTCTTCATTATCAATAAGACCGATTTGGCCCCGTATGTCGGCGCCGACCTGTCCGTCATGGAGGCCGATTCGCGGGTGTTCCGCCAGTACAAACCTTTTGCCATGACCAACCTGGTGACCGACGAAGGGCTCGAAGCCGTTCTGAAATGGATACGCACAGATGTCCTCATGATGGACCTTGCCTAA
- a CDS encoding urease accessory protein UreD: MKDRETADSRGWGRPTSCGDSAGRLRLGIDVRNGRSFAADQYHENALRVLKPLYLDSSGQVVYTMVNPGGAYFGSDVYEIDIEVKDDASLLLTTQSATKVYKTPQGPARQRMRISLGRGATLESVPDQLIVYREGQYFQDTVIDMHPQSSLLTCEIITPGWSPTGASFAYQELRMRTEIRARTEGGRRRVAVDQLRIKPGEGTEVSGVGFMEGHSHTGQLLVADRRLDERLYEDLADIMDASNTMSGMTRVGAQRQDGLACWAMRSLAHSTADIHDLHLAVANEVRSRLRNQGRMNLRKY; this comes from the coding sequence GTGAAAGATCGGGAGACAGCGGACAGCAGGGGCTGGGGCCGCCCGACGTCGTGCGGTGACTCGGCAGGACGGTTGCGTCTTGGAATCGATGTCCGGAACGGCCGGTCGTTCGCGGCGGACCAATACCACGAGAACGCCCTGCGGGTCCTCAAGCCCCTGTACCTGGATTCGTCGGGGCAAGTGGTCTACACCATGGTCAATCCCGGTGGCGCCTACTTCGGATCAGACGTCTACGAGATAGACATCGAGGTCAAGGACGATGCTTCCCTTCTCCTCACGACTCAGTCAGCGACCAAGGTCTACAAGACTCCGCAAGGGCCGGCACGTCAACGCATGCGCATTTCGCTCGGCCGCGGAGCAACCCTGGAATCCGTGCCCGACCAGCTGATCGTCTACAGGGAAGGACAGTACTTCCAGGACACCGTGATCGACATGCACCCTCAGTCCTCGTTGCTGACCTGCGAAATCATCACACCCGGATGGTCGCCCACCGGAGCGAGCTTCGCATACCAGGAGCTGCGCATGCGCACCGAGATTCGGGCCCGGACGGAAGGTGGCCGACGTCGGGTGGCCGTGGACCAACTTCGGATCAAACCGGGCGAGGGAACGGAAGTCTCCGGCGTGGGATTCATGGAGGGGCACAGCCATACGGGCCAGCTTCTCGTCGCGGATCGGCGCCTGGACGAGCGACTCTACGAGGACCTCGCGGACATCATGGACGCCTCGAACACCATGTCCGGGATGACTCGAGTCGGAGCTCAACGACAAGACGGTCTCGCGTGCTGGGCCATGAGAAGCCTTGCCCACAGCACCGCTGATATCCACGACCTGCACCTCGCCGTCGCGAACGAAGTCAGGTCGCGACTGCGCAACCAGGGACGGATGAACCTCCGTAAGTACTGA
- the ureC gene encoding urease subunit alpha → MSFELSRDQYANLYGPTTGDAVRLADTELFAEIEQDLTTPGEEAVFGGGKVIRDGMGQNGQLVRDVGVPDLVITNVIVIDWTGIYKADVAVRDGHIMKIGKSGNPHTMDGVDIVIGVATDVIAGEGKILTAGGIDSHIHFISPDQIETALVSGITTMIGGGTGPSESSKATTITPGEWNIHNMLRSFEAFPMNFGILGKGHGSSVSPLSEQIRAGAIGLKVHEDWGATPSSINTSLQVADQYDVQIAIHTDTLNEAGFVEDTKAAIDGRVIHTFHTEGAGGGHAPDIIELAAEPNILPASTNPTLPYTRNTIEEHLDMLMVCHHLRADIPEDVAFADSRIRKETIAAEDVLHDMGIFSMTSSDSQAMGRVGEVVLRTWQVAHSMKKQRGKLAEDEGTAGDNFRIKRFISKYTINPAIAHGVSDSVGSIEEGKFADLVLWEPKFFGAKPDLIIKGGQMVHGPMGDPNGSIPTPQPRNYRKAFGAFGQATASSSITFLSEVAVQAQVPRLLGLNKVIRTCHGIRNLTKADLRFNGETPKLSVDPETYEVKVDGEPITCEPAEDLPLTQRYFLF, encoded by the coding sequence TTGAGCTTTGAACTGAGCCGCGACCAATACGCGAATCTGTACGGCCCCACGACCGGAGATGCCGTGCGCTTGGCGGACACCGAATTGTTCGCCGAAATAGAACAGGATCTCACGACCCCGGGCGAAGAAGCCGTGTTCGGCGGTGGGAAAGTGATCCGTGACGGCATGGGCCAGAACGGTCAATTGGTCAGGGACGTCGGCGTTCCCGACCTGGTGATCACCAACGTCATCGTCATCGATTGGACCGGAATCTACAAGGCCGATGTCGCCGTTCGGGACGGGCACATCATGAAGATCGGCAAATCCGGAAACCCTCACACCATGGACGGAGTCGACATCGTCATCGGCGTTGCGACGGACGTTATCGCCGGCGAAGGAAAAATCCTGACGGCTGGCGGCATCGATTCTCACATCCACTTCATCAGCCCCGACCAGATCGAAACGGCCTTGGTCTCAGGGATCACGACCATGATCGGCGGAGGAACAGGACCCAGCGAATCGTCGAAGGCCACGACGATCACTCCCGGTGAATGGAACATTCACAATATGCTCCGGTCGTTCGAAGCGTTCCCGATGAATTTCGGGATTCTCGGCAAAGGGCACGGTTCGTCGGTCTCGCCCTTGAGCGAGCAGATCCGTGCGGGAGCCATTGGACTGAAGGTTCACGAAGACTGGGGTGCGACGCCCTCATCGATCAATACCTCATTGCAGGTAGCAGACCAGTACGACGTCCAAATCGCCATCCATACCGACACTCTCAATGAAGCCGGCTTCGTCGAGGACACCAAAGCGGCCATCGACGGGAGGGTCATCCACACCTTCCATACGGAAGGGGCAGGTGGCGGGCACGCGCCGGACATCATCGAACTGGCCGCGGAGCCCAATATTCTGCCCGCCTCGACGAATCCGACGTTGCCTTATACCCGCAACACGATCGAGGAACATCTCGACATGCTCATGGTGTGTCATCACCTTCGAGCCGACATCCCCGAAGACGTCGCCTTCGCGGACTCGCGGATTCGCAAAGAGACGATCGCCGCGGAGGACGTCCTTCACGACATGGGAATCTTCTCGATGACCTCATCTGACTCGCAGGCAATGGGCCGCGTCGGTGAGGTAGTCCTGAGGACCTGGCAGGTAGCCCACTCGATGAAAAAACAACGAGGCAAGCTCGCCGAGGACGAAGGAACCGCGGGAGACAATTTCCGCATCAAGCGATTCATCTCCAAGTACACCATCAATCCGGCCATCGCACACGGCGTTTCGGACTCGGTGGGTTCGATCGAAGAGGGGAAATTCGCGGATCTGGTCCTCTGGGAGCCGAAGTTCTTCGGGGCCAAGCCAGATCTGATCATCAAGGGCGGACAAATGGTCCACGGTCCCATGGGGGATCCGAATGGATCGATCCCGACCCCGCAGCCCCGGAATTACCGAAAGGCATTCGGAGCCTTCGGACAGGCGACGGCTTCGTCTTCGATCACGTTCCTGTCCGAGGTCGCGGTCCAGGCTCAAGTACCTCGTCTGCTGGGGCTCAACAAGGTCATCCGAACGTGCCACGGTATACGCAACCTGACTAAGGCTGATCTCCGATTCAACGGGGAGACACCGAAGTTGTCAGTCGACCCGGAAACCTACGAAGTCAAGGTCGACGGCGAGCCGATCACGTGCGAGCCGGCCGAGGACCTGCCTCTGACCCAGCGATACTTCCTATTCTGA
- the hrpA gene encoding ATP-dependent RNA helicase HrpA, with translation MSDQPVASASVPLHITYPESLPVSARREDIMEAIQDNQVVVIAGETGSGKTTQIPKMCLELGLNEAGTIGHTQPRRLAARSVAERIAEELGQKIGQTVGYQVRFTSEVSDRTAIKLMTDGILLAEIPHDPLLKKYSAIIIDEAHERSLNIDFILGYLKRILPQRPDLKLIITSATIDPDRFARHFAPSFDPVEERAEDEKLPDDAAPVIEVSGRTYPVEIRYRPLSGSPETSDDETGDGLEVDDRDPLDAVCDAVLELKKEDPGDILIFFSGEREIRDAADALEDLSKRERSLAGTEILPLFARLSMAEQHRVFRPSGKPRIVLATNVAETSLTVPGIKYVIDPGTARISRYSVRTKVQRLPIERISQASANQRSGRCGRVSDGIAIRLYSEEDFDSRPEFTDPEILRTNLASVILHTMSIGVVHSPGDMERFPFVQPPAKRSISDGVNVLRELGALKDAPAQATPEKFDSQPRRGHGKRKSRPSPLTAVGRQLAAFPVDPRLGRMIVAAQDHDVAKEVMVLAAALTIQDPRERPTEKRAQADQFHARFKDDTSDFSSYLLLWQYLQEKQEELSSSQFRKMCQREFINFLRVREWQDLYEQLRQLGSRAGIRVSRGRRIRVGGSEEAVHRSLLTGLLSHIGLKDERRHEYQGARGTRFSIFPGSGLFKKNPDWIVSAELVETSKLWARVNASVDPRWVEDAAGSLLKRTYSEPHWSAKRGSVMAYEKATLFGVPVVTDRPVNYWRIDPVLSRELFIRKALVEGDWRTRHRFFQRNRKRLAEIDQLEARLRRRDLRVDDDVIFDFYDARIPADVVSERHFDRWWKRTRPQNEHLLDLNPENLIDEEARDYDESQFPRTWVLPTSDSELRLDLSYEFAPAAPGASPEADGVFVQVPIVFLNQIPQEPFEWLIPGLRHELVTALIKSLPKASRKNFVPAPDVARDAVEALETDFDPAHDELLPSLELVLRRLKGHVIPSGSWNWDAVPEHLRITFQVRDAKNKLLGEGKDLAALQEQLRPQIRSALAASLGASPEALARLTEQGRAPEPAPIPQNKLQGKSSKPSSGQDPTRLTPGAGVVEVSGLRDWPETDVPPKITRTISGQRVEGYPALVDEGETVAVRVLASESERNRAQRKATIRLLSLRVPSPHKYVSEHLKNQEKIVFTQNPHGSVDSLIADCTVAALDKLTPETAPVTRQEFESLFHEVRAELIDTVFTVTSLVAEILKQANQVRKQLKSSASLAVINNFNDMKAQLEHLVYPGFVASTGYERLVHLPRYLEGMSRRIAKIGERVGKDTTLMLEVQELEDEYDSAAEKYAVDGEVPAQLADIGWMIEELRVSYFAQELGTSRPVSAQRIRKSQKQAIDMLNQSGRA, from the coding sequence ATGTCTGATCAGCCCGTAGCATCCGCTTCCGTCCCTCTCCACATCACCTATCCGGAGTCCTTGCCCGTCTCTGCCCGCAGGGAAGACATCATGGAAGCCATCCAGGATAACCAGGTGGTCGTGATCGCCGGCGAAACCGGTTCGGGCAAAACTACGCAGATCCCCAAAATGTGTCTCGAGCTCGGGCTGAACGAGGCCGGTACCATCGGCCACACGCAGCCGCGCCGATTGGCCGCCAGGTCCGTTGCCGAGCGTATCGCCGAGGAATTGGGGCAAAAAATCGGCCAGACGGTCGGCTATCAGGTCCGATTCACCTCCGAGGTCAGTGATCGGACCGCGATCAAACTCATGACGGACGGGATCCTTCTCGCCGAGATCCCGCATGATCCGTTGCTCAAAAAGTATTCCGCGATCATCATCGACGAGGCCCACGAACGGTCCTTGAATATCGATTTCATCTTGGGCTATCTCAAGCGAATCCTCCCCCAGCGCCCTGACCTGAAGCTCATCATCACGTCGGCGACCATCGATCCGGACCGTTTCGCCCGGCATTTTGCTCCGAGCTTCGACCCAGTCGAGGAACGTGCCGAGGACGAGAAACTGCCCGATGACGCGGCGCCGGTGATCGAGGTTTCCGGCCGCACGTACCCCGTCGAGATTCGTTATCGTCCCCTGAGCGGTTCTCCGGAAACTTCGGACGACGAGACCGGCGACGGCCTGGAGGTCGATGACAGGGACCCCTTGGATGCGGTATGCGATGCTGTCCTGGAGCTTAAGAAAGAGGATCCAGGCGACATTCTCATTTTCTTCTCGGGAGAGCGTGAAATCCGCGATGCCGCGGACGCGCTCGAGGATCTGTCCAAACGCGAACGGTCCCTGGCCGGAACCGAGATCCTCCCCCTCTTCGCGAGACTCTCGATGGCAGAACAACATCGGGTATTTCGGCCTTCCGGCAAACCCCGTATCGTGCTGGCGACCAACGTTGCCGAGACCTCGCTGACTGTCCCGGGCATCAAGTACGTGATCGATCCTGGTACCGCCAGGATTTCTCGGTATTCCGTGCGGACCAAAGTCCAGCGTCTGCCGATCGAACGAATTTCCCAGGCCAGCGCGAACCAGCGTTCCGGACGTTGCGGACGTGTTTCGGACGGCATAGCAATTCGCCTCTATTCCGAAGAAGATTTCGATTCCCGCCCCGAGTTCACCGATCCCGAAATACTGCGCACCAATCTCGCATCGGTGATTCTCCACACGATGTCGATCGGCGTCGTGCACTCTCCGGGGGATATGGAAAGATTCCCCTTCGTACAGCCGCCCGCCAAGCGTTCGATCTCCGACGGTGTGAATGTGCTCCGCGAGCTGGGAGCCCTCAAGGATGCGCCCGCCCAAGCGACTCCGGAAAAATTCGATTCACAGCCACGACGCGGACACGGCAAACGAAAGTCCAGGCCCTCGCCGTTGACCGCCGTCGGCCGTCAGCTGGCCGCTTTTCCGGTGGATCCGCGGCTCGGACGCATGATTGTCGCTGCCCAAGATCACGACGTGGCCAAAGAAGTCATGGTTTTGGCCGCTGCCCTGACGATCCAGGATCCCCGTGAAAGACCCACGGAGAAGAGGGCTCAAGCGGATCAGTTCCATGCGCGCTTCAAAGACGATACCTCGGACTTCTCGAGCTATCTCCTGCTCTGGCAGTACCTCCAGGAAAAACAGGAAGAATTATCGTCTTCCCAGTTCCGGAAGATGTGTCAACGCGAGTTCATCAACTTCTTGCGAGTTCGGGAGTGGCAGGACCTCTACGAGCAATTGCGGCAGCTTGGTTCGCGGGCAGGCATCAGAGTTTCCCGCGGGCGCCGGATTCGCGTCGGGGGAAGTGAGGAAGCCGTCCATCGATCTCTTCTGACCGGTCTGTTGAGTCATATAGGCCTCAAGGACGAGCGCAGACACGAATACCAGGGGGCGCGGGGTACCCGGTTCTCCATCTTCCCGGGATCCGGTTTGTTCAAGAAGAACCCGGACTGGATCGTCTCTGCGGAACTCGTGGAAACCTCCAAGCTTTGGGCTCGGGTGAATGCCTCAGTGGATCCTCGATGGGTCGAAGACGCGGCCGGGTCGCTGCTCAAGCGGACCTATTCCGAACCGCACTGGTCGGCCAAGCGCGGTTCCGTGATGGCTTATGAAAAGGCGACCCTATTCGGGGTTCCGGTCGTCACGGATCGACCCGTGAACTACTGGCGTATCGACCCGGTGCTCTCCCGCGAATTGTTTATTCGGAAGGCCCTCGTGGAAGGCGACTGGCGCACGCGTCATCGTTTCTTCCAACGGAACCGAAAACGCCTCGCCGAGATCGACCAGCTCGAAGCGCGGCTTCGACGTCGTGATCTGCGCGTCGATGACGATGTGATCTTCGATTTCTACGACGCTCGGATCCCGGCGGACGTCGTCTCGGAACGTCACTTCGACCGGTGGTGGAAGAGGACTCGTCCGCAGAATGAGCATCTTCTGGACCTCAACCCGGAGAACCTCATCGACGAAGAGGCCCGGGACTACGACGAATCCCAATTTCCTCGCACGTGGGTTCTGCCTACTTCGGATTCGGAGCTCAGGCTGGATCTCTCCTATGAGTTCGCGCCCGCGGCCCCGGGTGCGAGCCCGGAAGCCGATGGCGTATTCGTCCAGGTGCCGATTGTCTTTTTGAATCAGATCCCTCAGGAGCCATTCGAGTGGTTGATTCCGGGGCTGCGGCACGAATTGGTCACGGCCCTCATCAAGTCCCTCCCCAAGGCCTCGCGCAAGAATTTTGTTCCTGCACCGGATGTCGCTCGAGATGCGGTCGAGGCGCTCGAGACAGATTTCGATCCTGCACACGACGAGCTGCTCCCCTCACTCGAGCTGGTGCTCCGTCGGCTCAAGGGACACGTTATTCCCTCTGGGTCATGGAACTGGGACGCCGTTCCGGAACACTTGCGGATAACTTTCCAGGTCCGCGATGCGAAGAACAAACTCCTCGGGGAAGGCAAGGATCTCGCAGCCTTACAGGAGCAACTACGACCTCAGATACGGTCGGCACTGGCCGCTTCGTTGGGGGCCTCTCCGGAAGCCCTCGCTCGTCTGACGGAACAGGGGCGTGCCCCCGAGCCGGCACCGATTCCACAAAACAAGCTCCAGGGGAAAAGCAGTAAACCGAGTTCCGGTCAAGACCCCACGCGGCTCACCCCGGGAGCGGGTGTCGTCGAGGTTTCTGGCCTCAGGGATTGGCCGGAAACGGACGTTCCGCCCAAGATCACCCGGACCATTTCCGGGCAACGGGTCGAGGGATATCCAGCCCTGGTCGACGAAGGCGAGACCGTGGCCGTGCGTGTTCTGGCCTCCGAATCCGAACGGAATCGGGCACAGCGAAAGGCAACGATCCGTTTGCTGTCCTTACGAGTTCCTTCACCCCACAAATACGTGTCGGAACATCTGAAGAACCAGGAAAAAATCGTCTTCACGCAGAACCCCCACGGTTCGGTCGACTCGTTGATCGCCGACTGCACCGTTGCTGCGCTGGACAAACTCACCCCAGAGACCGCGCCCGTCACCCGTCAGGAATTCGAAAGCCTGTTCCACGAAGTCCGAGCCGAACTCATCGATACCGTGTTCACGGTGACGAGTTTGGTTGCTGAGATCCTCAAACAGGCCAACCAGGTGCGCAAACAACTCAAGTCCTCAGCCTCCTTGGCCGTTATCAACAACTTCAACGACATGAAAGCCCAACTCGAGCACCTCGTGTACCCAGGTTTCGTGGCTTCCACTGGTTACGAACGTTTGGTCCATCTCCCGAGATACCTTGAAGGCATGAGTCGCCGCATCGCGAAGATCGGCGAGCGCGTCGGCAAGGACACGACGCTGATGCTTGAGGTCCAGGAACTCGAGGACGAATACGATTCCGCTGCCGAGAAGTACGCGGTGGACGGGGAGGTACCTGCTCAGCTCGCGGACATCGGCTGGATGATCGAGGAGCTCCGAGTAAGCTACTTCGCTCAGGAGCTGGGAACTTCACGGCCCGTCTCCGCCCAACGGATCCGGAAATCGCAGAAGCAGGCTATCGACATGTTGAATCAGTCAGGACGTGCATAA
- a CDS encoding urease subunit beta — protein sequence MIPGEYRLAESPIECNSGRETITLDVLNRGDRPVQVGSHFHFAEVNRALAFDRHTARGFRLDIPAGTAVRFEPGDRKTVNLVALGGDRTVYGFRDLVDGPLDAAQSTGLRDESTPARHESAAGDAPDPLPSRDDDDYSNQTR from the coding sequence GTGATACCCGGAGAATACCGACTCGCAGAGTCGCCTATCGAATGCAATTCAGGTCGAGAGACCATAACCCTCGACGTCCTGAACCGAGGGGACCGGCCCGTCCAGGTCGGTTCGCACTTTCACTTCGCTGAAGTCAACCGCGCGTTGGCCTTTGACCGGCACACTGCGCGTGGATTCCGGCTCGACATTCCGGCCGGGACCGCGGTTCGCTTCGAACCTGGCGACCGAAAGACCGTGAATTTGGTGGCCTTGGGCGGCGACCGGACCGTTTATGGGTTCCGCGACCTCGTGGACGGGCCGCTCGACGCCGCCCAGTCGACGGGGCTGAGGGACGAATCCACGCCGGCCCGTCACGAGTCGGCGGCCGGCGACGCCCCGGATCCGCTGCCCAGCCGGGACGACGACGACTATTCGAATCAAACGCGCTGA